A portion of the Equus quagga isolate Etosha38 chromosome 17, UCLA_HA_Equagga_1.0, whole genome shotgun sequence genome contains these proteins:
- the LOC124228933 gene encoding probable G-protein coupled receptor 148 isoform X2, whose product MNLSSEHCNISDWLRLEATVKASLYVVSFSFATFITVVIIAIVTQNSKLRNEVRYILLCHHLLCISSYCGLGVVFQGMRALLANSPVLMCWVVFGAQLSVGEGILFTLAFMAFNTYLAICWPLKSLSFVDSVKYRILAGTWMIIILKNICLFLIESSNSTQAAIFESEPLCPVVLNGTPARAIGMAFLFLPLSVILISYSLIYQEGKRAGHFNRSNIKARRTVLIHLVQLSLHVIPTLLFIGLGKMCGAFFFALNLVLFGVFAFAQCFNPLIYGLWNRELQSRLYHWVCCRLWCGHVTNSRGPV is encoded by the coding sequence ATGAACTTGTCTTCTGAGCATTGCAACATATCGGATTGGCTGAGGCTAGAAGCCACAGTGAAGGCCTCTTTGTACgtggtttctttctcctttgccacTTTCATCACTGTCGTCATTATTGCCATAGTGACACAGAATTCGAAACTGAGGAACGAGGTCCGATACATCCTCCTTTGCCACCATCTGCTGTGCATCTCCTCCTATTGTGGTCTGGGGGTGGTTTTCCAAGGAATGCGGGCTTTGCTGGCCAACAGCCCCGTATTGATGTGCTGGGTGGTGTTTGGGGCCCAGCTAAGTGTTGGAGAAGGAATCCTCTTCACTCTGGCCTTCATGGCTTTCAATACTTACCTGGCCATTTGCTGGCCATTGAAATCTCTGTCCTTTGTAGATTCAGTCAAGTATAGGATTCTGGCTGGGACTTGGATGATCATTATACTCAAGAATATTTGCTTATTCCTCATAGAGAGCAGTAACTCCACTCAGGCTGCTATTTTTGAATCTGAACCCCTTTGCCCAGTGGTCTTGAACGGCACTCCTGCCAGAGCCATTGGCAtggctttccttttccttcctctttctgtcATTCTTATAAGTTACTCTCTGATATACCAAGAAGGGAAACGGGCTGGCCATTTTAACAGGTCAAATATCAAAGCCAGGAGAACAGTCCTCATTCATTTAGTGCAGTTGAGCTTGCACGTAATACCAACCCTGTTATTCATAGGTTTGGGAAAGATGTGCGGAgcgtttttctttgctttaaatctGGTGCTCTTTGGAGTCTTTGCCTTTGCCCAGTGTTTTAACCCTCTGATCTATGGGCTCTGGAACAGAGAGCTGCAAAGCAGGTTATACCATTGGGTGTGCTGTCGGCTGTGGTGTGGTCACGTGACCAACAGCAGAGGTCCAGTTTAA
- the LOC124228933 gene encoding probable G-protein coupled receptor 148 isoform X1, which produces MQKKEEYLPQIHFLGKEKGTHLSLTKGPPSHRHTSNDPLIFSCSGVSILERLPVDPQRSQVALKIMNLSSEHCNISDWLRLEATVKASLYVVSFSFATFITVVIIAIVTQNSKLRNEVRYILLCHHLLCISSYCGLGVVFQGMRALLANSPVLMCWVVFGAQLSVGEGILFTLAFMAFNTYLAICWPLKSLSFVDSVKYRILAGTWMIIILKNICLFLIESSNSTQAAIFESEPLCPVVLNGTPARAIGMAFLFLPLSVILISYSLIYQEGKRAGHFNRSNIKARRTVLIHLVQLSLHVIPTLLFIGLGKMCGAFFFALNLVLFGVFAFAQCFNPLIYGLWNRELQSRLYHWVCCRLWCGHVTNSRGPV; this is translated from the exons atgcaaaagaaggaagaataccTTCCCCAGATCCACTTcttgggaaaggagaaaggaactcACCTTTCTCTAACCAAAG GCCCTCCATCACACAGGCACACATCCAATGATCCATTGATTTTCTCCTGCAGTGGGGTATCTATTCTGGAACGGTTGCCTGTGGACCCTCAGAG GAGCCAAGTTGCCCTGAAGATCATGAACTTGTCTTCTGAGCATTGCAACATATCGGATTGGCTGAGGCTAGAAGCCACAGTGAAGGCCTCTTTGTACgtggtttctttctcctttgccacTTTCATCACTGTCGTCATTATTGCCATAGTGACACAGAATTCGAAACTGAGGAACGAGGTCCGATACATCCTCCTTTGCCACCATCTGCTGTGCATCTCCTCCTATTGTGGTCTGGGGGTGGTTTTCCAAGGAATGCGGGCTTTGCTGGCCAACAGCCCCGTATTGATGTGCTGGGTGGTGTTTGGGGCCCAGCTAAGTGTTGGAGAAGGAATCCTCTTCACTCTGGCCTTCATGGCTTTCAATACTTACCTGGCCATTTGCTGGCCATTGAAATCTCTGTCCTTTGTAGATTCAGTCAAGTATAGGATTCTGGCTGGGACTTGGATGATCATTATACTCAAGAATATTTGCTTATTCCTCATAGAGAGCAGTAACTCCACTCAGGCTGCTATTTTTGAATCTGAACCCCTTTGCCCAGTGGTCTTGAACGGCACTCCTGCCAGAGCCATTGGCAtggctttccttttccttcctctttctgtcATTCTTATAAGTTACTCTCTGATATACCAAGAAGGGAAACGGGCTGGCCATTTTAACAGGTCAAATATCAAAGCCAGGAGAACAGTCCTCATTCATTTAGTGCAGTTGAGCTTGCACGTAATACCAACCCTGTTATTCATAGGTTTGGGAAAGATGTGCGGAgcgtttttctttgctttaaatctGGTGCTCTTTGGAGTCTTTGCCTTTGCCCAGTGTTTTAACCCTCTGATCTATGGGCTCTGGAACAGAGAGCTGCAAAGCAGGTTATACCATTGGGTGTGCTGTCGGCTGTGGTGTGGTCACGTGACCAACAGCAGAGGTCCAGTTTAA